The genome window ATCAGCGGGCGCACAAAGTTGCCGTTCGGCTTGAAGAACAGATTTCGGCCTATCGAGGCATGCCACGCAATGATCGACAAGCTGGGCGAGTCCGCGGCGTCTTGTAACGCCGTCTCCCGCGCAAATGGTATTGCTAGGGAGGCGGATCCTTGCTGCTGCTGGAATTCGTTCCCCTTTCGAGTTAGTTATGCGCCGAGCCTTCGGGCGAAATCCAGAACAGATAATGGAATGGCATATGCTTGAAGTGCAGCAGAGACAAAATCTGAGTGCCGCAGCTACTCGGCTCCTGGACTATATCGAGCGACACCCGAACGCCGTGCTTGTCAGTTCCGCACTCGAGCTTGCTGCGAAAATCGACGCTTCCGATGCAACCGTTATACGGTCGATCCAGACGCTTGGCTTTGATGGACTACCTCACCTCAAAACCGTGATCGCGGAGAAACTCGATGAGGGTGCCCGTACACCGGTGGAAAAGGTGGGCGTGACCGTGAGTGAGCTGACACAGGATGGGGGCCGGCCTCCGCTCCAGATGGTGGTCGAGGCCTATGCCAGGACACTGGAGAGACTGTCGCGACCGGCATTGCCAGAGCAGTTTCAGTCCGCGGCGCTGCTCCTCAACGATGCCAGCCGGATCGGCCTTCATGGCGGCGGGCCGCTTGTCCGTCTGGCGCAGCAGACCTCAACGCATCTTGGCCGGATAGGCCGCGCGAATTTCGTGATGGAGGGTACCGGCCACGCCTTCGCCGACGCACTGCTCGGCCTGCAGCCGGGCGATGCTGTAATCCTCCTTGCCTACGGCAAAGTTCACAAGGAAAGCCTTCTCATCAAGGAGGAGCTTCAACGTATCGGTGGAATGCTCGTCGTCATTACCGACAACCCGACTGGTCGCCTCGCGGTCGGTGCTCAGTCCGTTCTGGAAGTACCACGAACCGAGGTCGGCAATATGACGTTCTATGGAACGATCCTGCTCGCCCTTGAGACCCTTGTCCTGTCTCTTACCCAGCTTGGCCCGGACCAGGCCATGGAGACGGCGCGCCGACTTCGCGATTTCCGCAGTGAACTGGATCGCAGAACCTGAAAGCCAGACGCTGCGTCGTCAACACTACGCCAATGATGATCAGGGAAGACCAACAATGACGCCAACGGCCGAAAAGCCGACTGGCCCAAGGAGATCAGCCGATATTTAAACTTGATCGTTATTATCATGAATGGTAACAGCTACTACGCTGTGTAGTGGCTGGGTTCCGGAACACGACGCCATTCCACGGGCAGCGACGCGCCGGACAGGCTGGGGCTTCGTCCGGGCATGGTCGTCATGTCGAGTTTAACCCGAGGAGCCTATTCATGATTTCCCGAAGAGCGGTGCTTGCCGCGTCCGTGGCGCTCGGCGCCGTAACGACCGTGTTCGGCCGCAGCGCGTGGGCAAAGGAAGAACGTATCCTCCAGATCACCTCTCCTCGCGAGATCACCAGCCTCGAATTGGCTGACACCAGCTATCATTTCCGCCGGCTTCGGGTCGCCGAAACCCTGGTGACGATCGATCCAGATGGCAAGCTCGCCCCGGAACTCGCGAAAAGCTGGTCTGTGAGCGACGACGGTCTGAACTGGGCTTTTGTTATCCGAGAAGGCGTCCGCTTCCACGACGGTAGCGTGTTGACACCCGAACTGGTTCGGGATGCCATCGAAACCATGCGCAAATCGCGCAACAATACCGAGATGGTGCCGCAGCTGCCAATTTCGTCGGTCAGCATCGATGGTCAGACAGTGGTTGTTACTCTGAAGCAGCCGTTCAGCCTCGTGGCGGACTTTTTCACCGACGGCCCCGCCGTCATTCTGGCAAAGTCCTCCTTTGCTCCTGACGGAACCGTCAAACAAATCATAGGCACGGGTCCTTACAAGATCACCCGGATCGAGGGCAAAACCTCGGTGGATCTCGAAGCTTTCTCCGAATATTGGGGAACCCCGGCAAACATCTCCAAAGTTCATTTCACCGGCGCGACGTCGCCCGACACGATTGCCAACATGGCAGAAGCGGGTCAGGTCGATCTGGTTCTCGGTCTGCCGCAGGCCTTGCGCGACCGGGTCGAGGGCAGCGGCAAGGTAAAGGTCAAGCAGGTCCAGACTGCGCGGATCAACGGCGTCTTCGTTAATGCGGGAGACGTGCGCTTCGATGACCCTGTTGAGCGTCGGGCAATCTCGCTGGCCGTCGACAGGCAGGGGATTGCCAAGGCACTGTTCGGCAATCCAAAGGCCGCCGCCAACCAGCTCTTCTCTGCTGCCTTTCCCGACTGGTACGATTCCGATCTGCCGCAGATCGAACGCGACGTCAAAGAGGCCGAGCGGCTCTTGGCTGGGGCTGGCTGGACCAAGGGGTCGGACGGCGTCCTCACCCGCGATGGAACGCGCTTCTCGTTTGCGATGATTGTTGGCAAGCAGCCGGAAGTCAAATCTTTGGCGGAAGCGATCCAGGCGCAGCTCGCCGACGTCGGCATCGAGGTCAAGCTCGAAAACGGCAACCAGGGACAAGTTCTGGAGGCCGTCGCCAAGGGCAGCTTCCTCTTCGGCCTCACGCGACGAAACTATGGTGCCGTGCCTGATCCCGTCGCCACCCTGGTGCTCGATTATGCCGAAAGCAATGCGGCGAACGCTGTATGGAGCGGTGTGAACTACCGCAATCCGGACATGGAACAAGCCCTCAGCGAGTATCTTGCCGCTCGCAGCGAGGACCAGCGCGCAGCGGCTCGAAAGAAGATCCGTGCGCTCGTCAATGCCGATCTGCCGGTCATTCCGGTGGTCTGGTACGACTACAATGTCTCGATTTCCGACCGGATCGCTTTCGACAGCGTGCCAATCGATGCCCTCGAGGTCGGCTTCTGGATCGACCGCGTCAAATGGGTTAGCTGAGCATGTCGGCCATGCGCGGCATTGCCGGAGCGGTTATCGGTCATCTGTTGGCTGCGGCGGGCGTTGCGTTTGCAGTTGCCAGCCTCGCTTTTGTCGCAGTGCAGATGGCCCCGGGCGATATTGCGTTTCGGGTTGCGGAAGCTCGTTACGGCGAGCGGATTTCCCTGCAGACCGTGGATCAGGCGCGCCAGATGACGGGGCTGGATCAGCCTGTCATTCTGCAATATGGCCGGTGGGTCGGGTCCGTATTCACCGGCCAGCTAGGACGCTCCATGATCAGTGGCCGCGAGGTCACGCCGGAAGTGTGGCAGAGTTTTCGCACGACGATGAGCATTGCGATCATCGGGGTCGGTTTCGCTCTCGCCCTAAGCCTGGCAACAGGTTTTGCAGCCGGGATGCGGCGAGACAGCATTGTCGATCGGGGGTTTCTCGCCGTTTCCGCGGTGCTGTCATCAGTGCCGTCGTTCTTGCTCGGCATCATTCTGATAACGATATTTGCGATCGGCCTGCGCTGGCTGCCGGCGGCCGGCAATAACCTGCCCGGTTACGTGATCCTTCCCTCCTGCACGCTTGCGCTTGCGCTCCTTCCAGAGCTTTCGCGCGTGGTGCGTAACGCCGTGGTCGCAACGATGCAGGACTTCTATCCGACCTACGGGCGGATCAAGGGCCAGAGCTGGTTGCGGATCATCTTTACCCATGCACTGCGGCCGACCCTCGTACCGGTCATTGCCTATTTTGGGCCGCTGGTTGCTCATACGATCGGTGGTCTGGTCGTCATCGACGTGTTGTTCAACCTCGACGGTCTCGGAACTCGGCTGATCGATAGCGTTCTGGCGGCCGACATACCGATGGCGATGGGTGCAGGGTTGCTGATTGGCGTCTCCGTGGTCGCGATCAACGGCCTCAGCGACATCACGGTCAGGCTGCTCGACCCGCGGCTGTTTGTGGCGGGCCAACAGCCATGACGTTTTCATCGCTCGATCGGGTTGCCATCAAGCCCCGGCGCATGCCGCCACTGTCGATCGTGCTTTTTGGATTCATGCCTTTGGCTGCAATGCTGCTGGTGGGGTTGTTCGGGCCTCTCCTGTTGACCGTCGATCCCAATCGACAGGATCTCGGTGCCGCTTATGCTTCTCCGTCCACCGACTATCTTCTGGGCGCCGACAATCTTGGACGATCCATCGCAGCCCGGCTGGTTGCAGGAACACGCATATCGCTCGGAATTGCCTTTGCCGGAGTGGTCGCTTCACTGGCCACCGGTCTGGTGCTCGGATTTCTGGCCGCGTTTCGGACGGGCTGGATGAGGCAGGTCATCATGCGCCTGTCCGACGTGATCATCGCCTGCCCCAGCCTATTGTTCGTCATTCTGGTTTCCGGCCTGTTGGGCGGCGGGATCGGTCCGATTCTCTTTGGCCTCTGGATGTCGCAATGGCCAGGCTTCGCCCGCCTCACCGCAGCCATTACCGCGCGTGAACTGGCCACCGATCATGTCGAGGCCTCCCGTCTGCTCGGGTTCGGTTCGGTCTACATATTCCGCACACACGTCCTGCCGGCAATTGTCCCCTATCTTTCCTCCCTCGGCGTTTTGACTGTTGGCGCCAACGTCCTGACGATTTCGTCGGTCGGCTTCCTCGGTCTTGGCCTTCGTCCCCCGGATGCCGAATGGGGCGGTATGATCGCCGGAACCATGACCTTCTTCCGCACCTATCCTCACATGGTGCTGGCTCCGGCCGGTGCCATTCTGATCTGCACACTCTCGGCAACGCTGATCGGCGAATATTACAGCGCCCGTCGCCAGGGGATCGAGGAGGTTGTCTAGGTGAGCACCCTTGCTGTCGAACGGCTGACGATCGCAACGCCTGATCGTGTCATCGTGGAAAACATTTCGCTCAGCGTGGCTGCCGGCGAAATCCTGGCCGTCCTCGGCGAAACAGGCAGCGGCAAAAGCCTGATCGGCAGCGCCATCATGGGTCTCATTCCGGGCGGCGTTTCGGTCTCTGGCCGCATCATCGTCAACGGGCGCATCTATGACGCCGCCGACCGCACAGCACTTAGGTCTCTATGGGCGAAAGACCTCTTCCTGCTTCCCCAGGAGCCGCTCAACGCGCTTGCGCCCCTGCTGAGCGCAAAGTCTCAGGTCGGCGAGCAAATTCAGTCGCCACGACGATCACATGAAGCCGGCGCAGCACTCTCGGCCATGCAACTGGATGCTGAACACCATGACAAGCGTCCATTCGAACTGTCCGGAGGCATGGCGCAGCGTGTGATGGCAGCGATCGCTTCCGTGACCAGTGCCGGCATCGTCCTCGTAGACGAACCGACCAAGGGTCTCGATGCGGACCGGCGCGATGTTGTGGCCCAGGTATTCAGCGCGTTGCGAAAGAGCGGTCGCGCGATCCTCCTCATCACTCACGATATCGCGCTTGTCCGGTCACTGGCCGATCAGATCGCCTTTCTCGACGAACGCTCGATCATAGAGTCCGGACTTGCGAAAGAAATCCTGAGGGATCCCCGCACGGATTATGCGCGTCGGTACATCGCAAGCGATCCCGCAACGTGGGAACCCCGCCCCTATGCGCGGTCAACGACTGCGAAAGTCATCGAGGCCGATCACCTGCGCATCGGTATCGGCAGCAGAATTCTGGCGGACGATCTAAATTTTCATTGCCATGCCGGGCATATTTCGGCCCTCCTGGGCAAGAGTGGTATCGGAAAGACGACCCTGGGCAGAACGCTGCTCGGACAGGCCTCCCCCCTTGGGGGGATCATCCGGCGGCCGACAGCGGCACGTGGCGGCTCCCTTCAAAAGCTCCATCAGGATCCGACGCGGGTGTTCTCGCCGTGGCAGTCGCTCGGGCGTAGCCTCGAAGATTTGCGTCGCCTGCCAGACGGCGACCGCGGCTTCGGCGAAGTCCCCGGATTGATGCAGCGCTTTGGCCTGCGTCACGACTTGCTTCATCGCCGCCCGCATCAAATCAGCGGTGGTGAAGCGCAACGCCTGGCACTTGTCCGCATTCTAGCGATGAGGCCGACGATGCTGATTGCCGACGAGCCGACGTCGCGCCTCGATCCTCCGGTGCAGGAGCAGGTTATTCGTCATCTGCGCAAAGTCGCCGACGAGGACGAGTTGGCGATCCTGCTCATCACCCATGATCGGGACCTGAGCACAGCGATAGCGGACCGCCGCATGCTGATGGTGGCGGATGATAAGGCCCCCGCGTCGTTGATCGACGTCACGAGATCGAAACCGAGCAGTCTTCCTACTTGACGTAATGGACATTACCTTCCCCGTAGTGTAATTTAAATAACGTAGTCAACGCTACGCTTCGTGAACGCCTCGGTAGGACATAAACATGCATTTTGACGCCCAACTCTGGGCGGCGACGAAGGGCTTCCGGGCCCGAATCGCCGCAGCCATCGCCCTCGGATTTGTTTCGCTGGCACTCGGCATCGCAAGGTTCATTATCCTCGGCTGGCTGATCGCGCGTCTGTTCGAAGGCGCGCCCTTGGCCGATCAGTTGGTTGCCATTGCCATACTCGTGGCGGTCATCCTGTCACGCATGGGTCTTGAATACTGGCGCGCGATGGTGGCGCATCGCACGGCAGCACTCATTCAGGACCGGGTCCGGCTCAGCCTCTTCGATCAGATCGTGCGGCTGGGACCGGCATGGCTCGCCGAGCGCCGGACGGGCAGTATAGCCCTTTCGACAATTGATGGTGTCGAACAACTCCAGGCGTTTTTCGGCCAGTTTATCCCACAGGTCGCCATCGCCTTTCTGGCGCCCGTGCTGCTGTTTGCGGTCCTGTCGTTCTGGGACGTCCCCGTCGCAGCCGTGATCTCGGTGGCCGCCATTCTCGCCTTGATCTTTCCGGTGGTCCTCAAGCGTATTGGCGAACAGTCGACGCTACGCCGCGTGCGCTCCTTCAAAGCCTTCGGTGCGGATTTTCTCGATGCCGTGCAAGGCTTGCCAACCCTCAAGGCGTTCGGCCAAAGCGCCGCGTTCGGCGAGCGGCTTGCCCTGAAAGCAAACCAGTTGGCCGACAGCACGATGTTTGTCCTGCAAGCTGCCCTTATGAGCCGGGCATTCACGGACCTCGCCATCGCCGGCGGTGCGGCTGCCGCCATTGCGCTTGGCGCGTGGCGCGTCAGCCACGGGGACATGAGTATCGAAGCCTTGCTTATCGTGTTGATGGCTGGGACAGAGGTGTTCCGGCCCTTACGCGATCTGCGCTCCCTACTCCATCGGGGCATGATGGCCAACGCAGCCGCCGTGGGGATCAAGGCGTTGCTGCAGGCGACACCACCGCGCCCACCACGCGAAACCTCTGCCACTCCGGATATCGAGCCGTCAATATCCTTTGATAATGTCCAGTTCAGCTATTCGGTCGAACGCGGCGCAGCCCTGAAGGGCGTCTCTTTCGACGTCAGGGCAGGCGAGCGCATCGGCATTGTCGGCTACAGCGGTTCGGGAAAATCGACCATCGTCAAGCTTCTGCTGCGTTTCTACGACGCTGACACCGGTACGATCCGCATTGGTGGGCACGATGTCACAACGCTGGCTGCCGATCACATCCGCGATCAGATCGCCGTGGTCCAACAGGATACCTATCTTTTTTACGGATCGGTCGAAGACAACATCCGTATCGCCCGTCCCGACGCGACACCGCAACAGGTGGAGGCCGCTGCGCATGCAGCCAACGCCCATCAGTTTATTGCTTCGCTTCCGCAGGGCTATCGCACAATCATCGGGGAACGTGGCTTGCGACTGTCGGGCGGTCAACGACAGCGTATAGCGATTGCCCGCGCAGTCTTGAGAGATGCTCCCATTCTCATCCTCGACGAAGCACTCTCGTCGGTCGACGCTGAAAACGAAAGCATTATCCAGACCGCACTTGATGATCTCTCCAGGGAGCGGACGACTGTCGTGCTCGCGCATCGCCTGTCGAGCGTGATCGATGCTGACCGTATCCTCGTGGTTTCCGATGGCCTGATCGCCGATAGCGGCACCCATGCCGAACTGATCGCCCGCGACGGCCCGTACCGGAAACTCATGGCCGAACAGATCGAACTCAATGAAAGTGACGCCTTGCTGGACTTCGGCACGGCCGTCGCACCCGAGAAAGAACGCCCGGCCACTATCGCGACGACATCCTCGGCAAAACCTCAACTGACCGAAGGGGAGAGGATAGCAGCGGGCCTGACCTCATTCCAGACCTTGGGAACGCTGTTCAAACTGATCGGGCCCTGGCGCAAGCAATTGATCCTCACCGTCACCTCCGGCGTGGGACGTGTCTATGCCTTGATCGGCGTCAGCACGCTCAGCGCTTTGACAGTGGCGGCAATCAAGACGGGCACCCCATTCGGCTCGTATGTCGCCTGGATGGTGGCGCTGGTGCCTCTGGCAGCGTTCCTGCAATGGAATGAATCGTGGCGCTCCCACGACATGGCCTACAGACTGCTCGCCCAGATGCGTGTCGATCTCTACTACGCCCTGGAAAAGCTCGCGCCGGCCTATCTTCTGAAGCGGCGGTCAGGCGACCTAGTCTCCCTCGGAACGCAAGACGTCGAGAC of Agrobacterium vitis contains these proteins:
- a CDS encoding ABC transporter permease, translating into MSAMRGIAGAVIGHLLAAAGVAFAVASLAFVAVQMAPGDIAFRVAEARYGERISLQTVDQARQMTGLDQPVILQYGRWVGSVFTGQLGRSMISGREVTPEVWQSFRTTMSIAIIGVGFALALSLATGFAAGMRRDSIVDRGFLAVSAVLSSVPSFLLGIILITIFAIGLRWLPAAGNNLPGYVILPSCTLALALLPELSRVVRNAVVATMQDFYPTYGRIKGQSWLRIIFTHALRPTLVPVIAYFGPLVAHTIGGLVVIDVLFNLDGLGTRLIDSVLAADIPMAMGAGLLIGVSVVAINGLSDITVRLLDPRLFVAGQQP
- a CDS encoding ABC transporter ATP-binding protein, giving the protein MSTLAVERLTIATPDRVIVENISLSVAAGEILAVLGETGSGKSLIGSAIMGLIPGGVSVSGRIIVNGRIYDAADRTALRSLWAKDLFLLPQEPLNALAPLLSAKSQVGEQIQSPRRSHEAGAALSAMQLDAEHHDKRPFELSGGMAQRVMAAIASVTSAGIVLVDEPTKGLDADRRDVVAQVFSALRKSGRAILLITHDIALVRSLADQIAFLDERSIIESGLAKEILRDPRTDYARRYIASDPATWEPRPYARSTTAKVIEADHLRIGIGSRILADDLNFHCHAGHISALLGKSGIGKTTLGRTLLGQASPLGGIIRRPTAARGGSLQKLHQDPTRVFSPWQSLGRSLEDLRRLPDGDRGFGEVPGLMQRFGLRHDLLHRRPHQISGGEAQRLALVRILAMRPTMLIADEPTSRLDPPVQEQVIRHLRKVADEDELAILLITHDRDLSTAIADRRMLMVADDKAPASLIDVTRSKPSSLPT
- a CDS encoding ABC transporter permease, encoding MTFSSLDRVAIKPRRMPPLSIVLFGFMPLAAMLLVGLFGPLLLTVDPNRQDLGAAYASPSTDYLLGADNLGRSIAARLVAGTRISLGIAFAGVVASLATGLVLGFLAAFRTGWMRQVIMRLSDVIIACPSLLFVILVSGLLGGGIGPILFGLWMSQWPGFARLTAAITARELATDHVEASRLLGFGSVYIFRTHVLPAIVPYLSSLGVLTVGANVLTISSVGFLGLGLRPPDAEWGGMIAGTMTFFRTYPHMVLAPAGAILICTLSATLIGEYYSARRQGIEEVV
- a CDS encoding ABC transporter transmembrane domain-containing protein; its protein translation is MHFDAQLWAATKGFRARIAAAIALGFVSLALGIARFIILGWLIARLFEGAPLADQLVAIAILVAVILSRMGLEYWRAMVAHRTAALIQDRVRLSLFDQIVRLGPAWLAERRTGSIALSTIDGVEQLQAFFGQFIPQVAIAFLAPVLLFAVLSFWDVPVAAVISVAAILALIFPVVLKRIGEQSTLRRVRSFKAFGADFLDAVQGLPTLKAFGQSAAFGERLALKANQLADSTMFVLQAALMSRAFTDLAIAGGAAAAIALGAWRVSHGDMSIEALLIVLMAGTEVFRPLRDLRSLLHRGMMANAAAVGIKALLQATPPRPPRETSATPDIEPSISFDNVQFSYSVERGAALKGVSFDVRAGERIGIVGYSGSGKSTIVKLLLRFYDADTGTIRIGGHDVTTLAADHIRDQIAVVQQDTYLFYGSVEDNIRIARPDATPQQVEAAAHAANAHQFIASLPQGYRTIIGERGLRLSGGQRQRIAIARAVLRDAPILILDEALSSVDAENESIIQTALDDLSRERTTVVLAHRLSSVIDADRILVVSDGLIADSGTHAELIARDGPYRKLMAEQIELNESDALLDFGTAVAPEKERPATIATTSSAKPQLTEGERIAAGLTSFQTLGTLFKLIGPWRKQLILTVTSGVGRVYALIGVSTLSALTVAAIKTGTPFGSYVAWMVALVPLAAFLQWNESWRSHDMAYRLLAQMRVDLYYALEKLAPAYLLKRRSGDLVSLGTQDVETVEYFFAHVVAPAMVALLIPLTVLIALTFIAWPTAVVLLPFLVYAALAPVFERRKVDALGGQARAELGGLNAFVVDTVQGMGELIAFRAVAARRKVFHDQTAEYQRTRVALNADLSFQTARQEVVSALGSAAVLVTAAFMIHSHAFEPTLLPLVALLSSAAFLPVSELAQAARQLADSIASTRRVHAVHVEPIPVVDGPMLLPETAGG
- a CDS encoding ABC transporter substrate-binding protein; the protein is MISRRAVLAASVALGAVTTVFGRSAWAKEERILQITSPREITSLELADTSYHFRRLRVAETLVTIDPDGKLAPELAKSWSVSDDGLNWAFVIREGVRFHDGSVLTPELVRDAIETMRKSRNNTEMVPQLPISSVSIDGQTVVVTLKQPFSLVADFFTDGPAVILAKSSFAPDGTVKQIIGTGPYKITRIEGKTSVDLEAFSEYWGTPANISKVHFTGATSPDTIANMAEAGQVDLVLGLPQALRDRVEGSGKVKVKQVQTARINGVFVNAGDVRFDDPVERRAISLAVDRQGIAKALFGNPKAAANQLFSAAFPDWYDSDLPQIERDVKEAERLLAGAGWTKGSDGVLTRDGTRFSFAMIVGKQPEVKSLAEAIQAQLADVGIEVKLENGNQGQVLEAVAKGSFLFGLTRRNYGAVPDPVATLVLDYAESNAANAVWSGVNYRNPDMEQALSEYLAARSEDQRAAARKKIRALVNADLPVIPVVWYDYNVSISDRIAFDSVPIDALEVGFWIDRVKWVS
- a CDS encoding MurR/RpiR family transcriptional regulator, with the protein product MLEVQQRQNLSAAATRLLDYIERHPNAVLVSSALELAAKIDASDATVIRSIQTLGFDGLPHLKTVIAEKLDEGARTPVEKVGVTVSELTQDGGRPPLQMVVEAYARTLERLSRPALPEQFQSAALLLNDASRIGLHGGGPLVRLAQQTSTHLGRIGRANFVMEGTGHAFADALLGLQPGDAVILLAYGKVHKESLLIKEELQRIGGMLVVITDNPTGRLAVGAQSVLEVPRTEVGNMTFYGTILLALETLVLSLTQLGPDQAMETARRLRDFRSELDRRT